A single genomic interval of Vibrio maritimus harbors:
- a CDS encoding lysophospholipid acyltransferase family protein, giving the protein MTTHNDPYIDIRPYNDEEIPAAIDRLINDAEFIDAILQHRFSNHAPWFKAVMSPIVKVYLKFKWAKLDSVETIQLEVKKYLEQTLDATTKGVTYKGLDKLDKNTSYLFVSNHRDIAMDPALVNYGLHENNHRTVRIAIGDNLLKKPCATELMRLNKSFIVKRSLKGPREMMKALGTLSSYIKHSLDTGNSIWIAQKEGRAKDGNDFTDPAILKMFHVEGRKQKVPFAEYIRSLKIVPVSISYENDPCDIAKAKELYEKATHGNYEKGEFEDIESIVQGIVGRKDRVQVVFGDVIDQDFETPEALAEEIDRQIHEHYTLFPINKLAAGLEDDTISEATRVMLKEKLDLLPEGAHQYLIDSYANPVKNILLEQEKLSA; this is encoded by the coding sequence ATGACAACACACAACGACCCATATATTGATATTCGTCCATACAATGACGAAGAGATCCCTGCCGCTATCGACCGCCTGATTAACGACGCCGAATTTATCGACGCGATTCTTCAGCACCGCTTCTCTAACCATGCTCCTTGGTTTAAAGCGGTGATGAGCCCAATTGTAAAAGTGTACTTAAAGTTTAAGTGGGCCAAGCTTGATAGCGTTGAAACCATTCAGCTAGAGGTGAAAAAGTACCTAGAGCAAACTTTGGACGCAACAACAAAAGGCGTTACCTACAAAGGTCTCGATAAACTCGATAAAAATACGTCGTACCTATTCGTGTCTAACCATCGTGATATCGCGATGGATCCTGCATTGGTTAACTACGGCTTGCACGAGAACAATCACAGAACTGTGCGAATCGCCATCGGTGATAACCTACTTAAGAAGCCATGTGCGACAGAGCTAATGCGTCTTAACAAGAGCTTCATTGTTAAGCGCTCTCTAAAAGGTCCGCGTGAAATGATGAAGGCACTTGGTACTCTGTCTTCTTATATCAAGCATTCATTAGATACAGGTAACTCAATTTGGATTGCTCAAAAAGAAGGGCGTGCTAAAGACGGGAATGATTTTACCGATCCAGCGATTTTGAAGATGTTCCATGTAGAAGGTCGCAAACAGAAGGTTCCGTTTGCAGAGTATATTCGTTCACTGAAAATCGTACCTGTCTCTATCTCATACGAAAACGACCCGTGTGATATTGCAAAAGCGAAAGAGCTTTATGAAAAAGCGACTCACGGCAACTATGAGAAAGGCGAGTTTGAAGATATTGAAAGTATCGTTCAAGGCATTGTCGGCCGAAAAGATCGCGTACAAGTGGTGTTTGGTGATGTCATTGACCAAGATTTTGAAACGCCAGAAGCACTGGCTGAAGAAATCGACCGTCAAATCCATGAGCATTACACCTTGTTCCCGATTAATAAGCTTGCTGCTGGCTTAGAAGATGACACTATCTCAGAAGCAACTCGCGTCATGCTGAAAGAGAAACTGGATTTGCTGCCAGAGGGCGCTCATCAATATTTGATAGATAGTTATGCGAACCCTGTGAAGAATATTCTTCTTGAGCAAGAAAAACTGTCTGCGTAG
- a CDS encoding MATE family efflux transporter yields the protein MEQPPISSFIRKVLFLGIPIALQSLLMSSLGFVDSLMISQLGTVEVAAAGIGARIFWLSIVLVWGLGSGMGILLAQYWGANDEQGLKRYLALGTGVTQGLALFCFSLCFFTPQLLPSLFDPSETVLALASDYVQLLGIAMCLSGLGIAADTALRSIGQTRINLYVSILEVGLNVALNYILIFGHFGLPAMGLIGAGIGSVIARSIRLIVVLVIIYRYFPVLALRWQNVIDALEPSMVKKFVSITYPIMGGTVIWCAGIFAFNIILGRMGQTELATMAVITPLESIGLSVAHGLSSATAILIGNSLGANQFTLSTLYSRWALKSSIALGALLGGVLLLAQGAILSLYGGLTTDVTELMVLSFPIVALSIMLRTINITLIIGVLRSGGDSKFCMNMDFVCQWMWAVPITAMGAMVFDLSFPIVLLLMTSEEIVKVVPAVWRVYSDRWVNNLTENRESSAA from the coding sequence ATGGAACAACCGCCAATAAGCAGCTTTATTCGAAAAGTCCTTTTTCTAGGTATACCCATTGCACTGCAAAGCCTGCTTATGAGTAGCCTTGGCTTTGTCGATAGCCTCATGATCAGTCAGTTGGGGACGGTAGAAGTCGCAGCGGCGGGAATTGGAGCTCGTATATTTTGGCTCTCAATCGTATTAGTGTGGGGGCTAGGATCCGGCATGGGGATTCTCTTGGCTCAGTATTGGGGCGCGAATGATGAGCAGGGGCTCAAGCGCTACCTCGCGCTCGGAACTGGCGTTACGCAAGGGCTTGCTTTGTTCTGTTTCTCTTTGTGCTTTTTCACACCGCAGCTATTACCTAGCTTATTTGATCCTAGCGAAACGGTTCTAGCGCTTGCCAGTGACTATGTCCAACTACTTGGCATTGCTATGTGCTTATCAGGCCTTGGTATCGCAGCCGACACTGCGCTGCGGTCTATTGGTCAAACCCGCATCAACCTTTACGTTTCAATACTTGAAGTCGGTCTGAATGTTGCGCTCAACTACATACTGATATTCGGTCATTTCGGACTGCCTGCGATGGGACTCATTGGCGCAGGGATTGGCAGTGTTATCGCACGTTCGATACGCTTGATAGTGGTACTGGTCATTATTTATAGATACTTTCCAGTATTGGCTCTGCGTTGGCAAAACGTCATCGATGCACTTGAGCCTAGTATGGTCAAGAAATTCGTCTCCATCACCTACCCCATCATGGGTGGCACCGTGATTTGGTGTGCGGGGATTTTCGCATTCAACATCATTTTAGGTCGTATGGGGCAGACTGAGTTAGCCACGATGGCAGTCATCACACCACTTGAATCGATTGGGCTGTCTGTCGCTCATGGTTTATCAAGTGCCACCGCTATCTTGATAGGTAACAGCCTAGGTGCTAATCAGTTTACGCTAAGTACCTTGTATTCAAGGTGGGCACTTAAGTCTTCCATTGCACTGGGTGCATTGTTGGGTGGTGTTCTATTGCTCGCCCAAGGCGCGATCTTATCGCTCTACGGAGGGCTAACCACGGATGTAACTGAGCTAATGGTACTTAGCTTTCCTATTGTCGCGTTGAGTATCATGCTGCGTACCATCAACATTACCTTGATCATTGGTGTGCTACGAAGTGGTGGTGACAGTAAATTCTGCATGAACATGGACTTTGTCTGTCAATGGATGTGGGCAGTGCCAATCACGGCGATGGGAGCCATGGTGTTTGACCTCTCCTTCCCTATCGTACTGCTTCTCATGACCTCGGAAGAAATCGTCAAGGTTGTTCCAGCGGTCTGGCGCGTATACAGCGATCGCTGGGTTAATAATCTAACAGAGAATAGAGAGAGCTCGGCTGCATAG
- a CDS encoding DUF6515 family protein, whose translation MTIKISLTTLLACSLLSTSSLADPWHKIIGKPWKEHKKKEVHVIHHYPKHRLPDDAVLLAIAGVTYALIDGHYYKQEKEKYVFVEKPPKRRYRPGKIVKRLPEGATAVNKRGQQYFVARGNWFLAIDNGKYVVVEP comes from the coding sequence ATGACAATCAAAATTTCCCTAACTACACTACTTGCGTGTAGCCTGCTTTCTACATCTAGCCTTGCAGATCCTTGGCATAAAATCATCGGAAAGCCATGGAAAGAACACAAAAAGAAAGAAGTCCACGTGATACATCACTATCCCAAACACCGGCTTCCAGACGATGCGGTTCTGCTGGCAATCGCGGGGGTTACGTATGCCTTGATCGACGGACACTACTATAAACAAGAGAAGGAAAAGTACGTTTTCGTAGAAAAGCCGCCCAAACGTCGCTATCGACCGGGGAAAATCGTAAAGAGACTACCTGAAGGGGCTACTGCAGTTAACAAACGCGGTCAACAATATTTCGTAGCAAGAGGGAATTGGTTCTTAGCTATCGACAATGGGAAATACGTTGTCGTCGAGCCATAA
- a CDS encoding GNAT family N-acetyltransferase: MTEFNIRTMTLDEVDMAVEWAAQEGWNPGLNDAYHYYKADPNGFLVGELNGEPIGCISVVKYDASFGFLGFYIVKPEYRHQGFGIQIWDRGMAYLDGCNVALDGVVDQQENYKRSGFALSHRNVRYEGQTKSLPFERGSITKTEELSFDSIEDYLDAFFPACRKIFDKAWLNQSDSSSLAYVKNGELLGIGVIRACRSGFKIGPLFADNKGVANELYAGLVSSVSSDQPVYLDVPEVNELAIELAKTYHMKPCFETARMYTKQPPSISLDRTYGVTSFEIG, translated from the coding sequence ATGACCGAATTTAATATAAGAACCATGACGTTAGATGAAGTGGACATGGCTGTTGAATGGGCAGCGCAAGAAGGGTGGAATCCGGGTCTTAACGATGCTTACCATTATTACAAAGCAGACCCAAATGGATTTTTAGTGGGTGAGCTTAACGGTGAACCAATCGGTTGTATCTCTGTTGTGAAGTATGATGCCAGCTTCGGTTTTCTGGGGTTTTATATTGTTAAACCTGAATATCGACACCAAGGGTTTGGTATTCAAATTTGGGACCGCGGAATGGCGTATCTGGATGGTTGCAACGTTGCGCTTGATGGTGTTGTTGATCAACAAGAGAACTACAAACGTTCTGGCTTTGCTTTATCACACAGAAATGTTCGATACGAAGGTCAAACGAAGAGTCTGCCTTTTGAAAGAGGCAGCATCACTAAAACAGAAGAGCTAAGCTTTGACTCTATTGAAGACTATCTCGATGCATTCTTTCCTGCCTGTAGGAAGATATTCGATAAAGCCTGGTTGAATCAGTCGGATAGTAGCTCGTTAGCTTACGTCAAAAACGGTGAATTATTAGGGATAGGTGTGATAAGGGCATGTCGAAGCGGTTTTAAGATTGGTCCTTTGTTTGCTGATAACAAAGGCGTAGCTAATGAGTTGTATGCTGGTTTAGTTTCAAGCGTGTCTAGTGACCAACCGGTTTATCTCGATGTTCCTGAGGTCAATGAGTTGGCGATTGAACTGGCTAAGACTTACCACATGAAACCTTGTTTTGAGACAGCGAGAATGTATACCAAGCAGCCCCCAAGCATCTCTTTAGACCGCACCTATGGCGTCACTTCCTTTGAGATAGGTTAG
- a CDS encoding AraC family ligand binding domain-containing protein — translation MNHAIDFHTTHSSLLTITPRKKTLHNQLVHVEEGKVLLKLGKNEYAYSAGDTFWLPFDCLSSLTLLPGSVFNTVKFSVRLVDKFPTQAGQVMPSTLLSALLNSLSKTDDAEIKKDLLQVMRHEVKTCKPVLKQDKESAEITAWTPNSTSITGELALVLLVREARKQKLSGKKSEAICQSLFSGNQEHFKQLTTTLLGEAL, via the coding sequence ATGAATCACGCCATCGACTTTCATACGACTCATTCATCATTACTCACTATTACGCCTCGTAAGAAGACGCTACATAATCAGTTAGTACATGTAGAGGAAGGAAAAGTTCTGCTGAAACTAGGCAAGAATGAGTACGCTTATAGCGCAGGTGACACTTTTTGGCTGCCATTTGACTGCCTATCAAGCCTGACTTTGCTGCCAGGTAGCGTGTTTAATACGGTGAAGTTTTCTGTGAGATTGGTGGACAAATTTCCGACTCAGGCAGGTCAAGTAATGCCTTCAACACTGCTGTCTGCGCTATTAAACTCACTCAGTAAAACCGATGACGCTGAGATTAAAAAAGATCTTTTGCAGGTAATGCGTCACGAAGTTAAAACGTGCAAGCCGGTATTAAAGCAAGATAAGGAAAGCGCGGAGATCACCGCGTGGACACCAAACTCTACCTCGATTACGGGTGAGCTTGCATTGGTATTGCTAGTCAGAGAAGCACGCAAGCAAAAATTGTCTGGTAAAAAGAGCGAGGCGATTTGTCAGTCGCTATTCTCGGGCAACCAAGAGCATTTTAAACAGCTCACCACGACCTTGCTGGGTGAAGCACTTTAG
- the urtA gene encoding urea ABC transporter substrate-binding protein produces the protein MNTTFKLKLAAMGASLAFASGFAMAEEETIKVGVLHSLSGTMAISETTLKDTILMLVEEQNKKGGLLGKKLEAVVVDPASNWPLFAEKARELIEKEKVDVVFGGWTSVSRKSMLPVFEELNSILFYPVQYEGEESSKNVFYTGAAPNQQAVPAVDYLMNELEVERWVLAGTDYVYPRTTNKILESYLKSKGVSESDIMISYTPFGHSDWQSIVSDIKKFGSEGKKTAVVSTINGDANVPFYKELGAQGVSSEDIPVVAFSVGEEELSGMDTSALVGHLAAWNYFMSVDTEANEEFVETWQKFIASEKRVTNDPMEAHYIGFNMWTQAVTNAGTTDAEEVQDALIGVSVPNLSGGYSTMLPNHHITKPVLIGEIQDDGQFDVVWETTGLVAGDAWSNYLPESSKLYSSWSKPFSCGAFNVETGKCSGSAQ, from the coding sequence ATGAACACGACGTTCAAACTTAAGCTTGCAGCTATGGGCGCGTCACTTGCTTTTGCATCAGGTTTTGCGATGGCGGAAGAAGAGACGATCAAGGTCGGCGTACTACATTCACTGTCAGGCACGATGGCGATCAGTGAAACAACACTGAAAGACACGATTTTGATGTTGGTTGAAGAGCAAAATAAGAAAGGCGGTCTACTAGGCAAAAAGCTTGAAGCTGTGGTTGTAGACCCTGCCTCTAACTGGCCTCTGTTTGCTGAGAAAGCGCGTGAACTGATCGAAAAAGAGAAGGTGGACGTGGTATTTGGTGGTTGGACGTCTGTGTCTCGTAAATCGATGCTTCCAGTATTTGAAGAGCTAAACAGCATCCTTTTCTACCCAGTTCAGTATGAAGGCGAAGAGTCTTCGAAAAACGTCTTTTACACAGGTGCTGCGCCAAACCAGCAGGCGGTTCCGGCTGTTGACTACCTAATGAATGAGTTGGAAGTTGAGCGTTGGGTACTAGCAGGTACCGATTATGTTTATCCGCGTACGACCAACAAGATCCTAGAGTCTTACCTGAAGTCGAAAGGGGTGAGCGAGTCAGACATCATGATTAGCTACACGCCGTTTGGACACTCTGACTGGCAGTCTATTGTTTCTGACATCAAGAAGTTTGGTTCAGAAGGTAAGAAAACAGCGGTTGTATCGACCATCAATGGTGACGCAAACGTACCATTTTACAAAGAGCTAGGCGCACAAGGCGTCTCATCTGAAGACATCCCTGTTGTGGCATTCTCCGTTGGTGAAGAAGAGCTATCGGGTATGGATACGTCCGCGTTGGTTGGTCACCTAGCGGCATGGAACTACTTCATGAGTGTTGATACTGAAGCGAACGAAGAGTTTGTTGAAACTTGGCAGAAGTTTATTGCGAGTGAAAAACGCGTAACAAACGACCCAATGGAAGCACACTACATTGGCTTTAACATGTGGACACAAGCGGTTACTAATGCTGGCACTACGGACGCTGAAGAAGTTCAAGATGCGTTGATTGGTGTTTCTGTGCCTAACCTTTCTGGTGGCTACTCTACGATGCTACCAAACCACCACATCACTAAGCCGGTACTTATCGGTGAAATTCAAGATGATGGTCAGTTTGATGTCGTTTGGGAAACAACCGGTCTAGTGGCTGGTGATGCTTGGTCTAACTACCTCCCTGAGTCATCGAAGCTGTATTCAAGCTGGTCTAAGCCATTCTCTTGTGGTGCATTCAACGTTGAAACAGGTAAGTGTTCAGGTAGCGCACAATAA
- a CDS encoding nicotinate-nicotinamide nucleotide adenylyltransferase: MTKIAIFGSAFNPPSLGHKSVINSLSHFDKVLLVPSISHAWGKSMLDYNVRCQLVDMFIDDLEQSNVERSDIEEALYQPNTSVTTFAVLEALEERYPDAELTFVLGPDNLFSFEKFYNAQKIVERWSLLACPEKVKVRSTTIRYSLSQGLNVDHLTTVSVAKHLVANKLY, encoded by the coding sequence ATGACAAAAATAGCGATATTTGGTAGTGCCTTTAACCCACCTAGCTTAGGGCACAAGAGCGTTATTAACTCCCTTAGCCATTTCGACAAAGTATTGCTGGTGCCAAGTATCTCCCATGCATGGGGCAAGAGTATGCTGGATTACAATGTTCGCTGCCAACTCGTTGATATGTTTATTGATGACCTAGAGCAGAGCAATGTAGAGCGCTCAGATATCGAAGAAGCCTTGTATCAGCCTAACACTTCAGTCACGACATTTGCTGTTTTAGAAGCACTAGAGGAACGTTATCCAGACGCCGAGCTTACCTTCGTTTTGGGGCCGGATAATTTGTTCAGTTTCGAAAAGTTTTATAATGCACAGAAAATAGTCGAACGTTGGTCGCTATTAGCATGCCCAGAGAAAGTCAAAGTCAGGTCAACAACAATTCGTTACAGTTTGTCCCAAGGTTTGAATGTAGATCACCTAACGACAGTAAGTGTCGCTAAACATTTGGTCGCCAATAAGCTATATTGA
- the nadE gene encoding ammonia-dependent NAD(+) synthetase, producing the protein MEQLIRDEMRVLPSIDPHFEIERRVAFIKSKLQQSGCKSVVLGISGGVDSTTCGRLAQLAVNQLNEESGTNDYQFIAVRLPYGEQKDEDEAQLALSFIEPTHSVSVNIKAGVDGLHAASHVALEGTGLLPTEAAKLDFVKGNVKARARMVAQYEIAGYVGGLVLGTDHSAENITGFYTKFGDGACDLAPLFGLSKRQVREVAATLGAPELLVKKTPTADLEELDPQKADEDALNLTYEQIDDFLEGKPVSQEVSDKLVAIYKATQHKREAIPTIYD; encoded by the coding sequence ATGGAACAACTTATTCGAGACGAGATGCGCGTGCTTCCGTCTATCGACCCACATTTTGAAATCGAACGCCGTGTTGCTTTTATCAAAAGTAAATTGCAGCAGTCTGGATGCAAGTCTGTCGTTCTGGGAATCAGTGGTGGTGTGGACTCAACAACCTGTGGCCGTCTCGCGCAACTCGCTGTTAATCAACTCAATGAAGAAAGTGGTACAAACGACTACCAGTTTATCGCGGTGCGTCTGCCATACGGTGAACAAAAAGATGAAGACGAAGCTCAGCTAGCACTCTCTTTTATCGAACCAACTCACTCGGTATCTGTAAACATCAAGGCTGGCGTTGATGGTCTGCATGCTGCGTCTCACGTTGCACTAGAGGGAACGGGTCTACTACCAACAGAAGCGGCAAAGTTAGACTTTGTAAAAGGCAACGTTAAAGCTCGCGCTCGCATGGTCGCACAGTATGAAATCGCCGGCTACGTGGGTGGCCTAGTGCTTGGTACTGACCATTCTGCTGAAAACATCACAGGTTTTTACACCAAGTTTGGTGATGGTGCTTGTGACTTGGCACCTTTGTTCGGCCTAAGCAAGCGTCAAGTACGCGAAGTAGCGGCGACACTTGGGGCTCCTGAGCTACTTGTGAAGAAAACACCAACCGCTGACTTAGAGGAACTTGATCCACAAAAAGCGGATGAAGATGCACTGAATCTGACTTACGAGCAGATTGACGACTTCCTAGAGGGCAAACCAGTATCTCAAGAGGTGTCTGACAAGCTGGTGGCTATCTACAAAGCGACGCAGCACAAGCGCGAAGCGATTCCAACAATCTACGATTAA